The nucleotide sequence ttcgccaaggttactactggccgaccatgtgccgcgACGCGAAGGCTTATGTGCAGCAGTGCAGTTCGTGCCAAGAACATGCCCGCACGCCCCGACAGCCCGCGATCCCGCTCACCCCCATCGATTGCGCATGGCCATTTGCGCAGTGGGGTCTGGACCTGCTCGGGCCTTTCCCACTAGCCTCAGGACAGCGGAAGTACATCGTCGTGGgagtggattatttcacaaagtgggtcgaggccgaaccactgGCCACGATCACGAAGCGGcaaatggagaagttcgtgtggaggaacctggtgacccggtttggcttgcccaaaaccatcattacAGACAACGGGCCTCAGTTCGCCAGTAGAATGTTCCGGGAGTTCTGCGCAAGCCATGGAATccaactgaggttcagctcggtggctcaccctcagacgaacgggctagCGGAAGTAACCAATCGATCCATTctagacgggctcaaaagaagagtgtccacAGCCCGATTAGCCTGGACGGATGAACTCCCGAGCGTCTTATGGTCGTTACGCACCACCCCCAAGACCGCGACTGGAGAGTCCCCCtacagcctcgcgttcggaaccGAGGCCGTCCTACCACCCGAGGTAGCCATCACCACCCTTCGGACGAGAAACTACGATGAGAAAATCACGAATGAAGGACTTCGAGCCGGCCGGCGGAGTTGGGGGAGGAGCTTGCGACGCCTGACCCCCCAAAAGCGAccggaggttcaccatttctacaAAAAACAAGAAAAGTGTTAGTACTAGAAATGAACCACGCAAATACCCGAACCAAACGTCACTAACGTACCCAGAGGCATCGGGCTGAGACCAGCCTCGACCAGCCATTGCTTGGTCATGTTTCGGATGGCCTGCGACCTGGGGAGAATCTCTTTGAGCCTCCCTATATCTTGGCGCTCTGCTTTGCCCAAGCATGGGGTGGTATTGTCGAtcgccctcgcggaccaccgaacCCCAAAACCCTAGTCCCGTGCACGACAAATgtaaaaaaacctccccttccaccctttattattGGAAGGGGCCCCTCCGACTCGAAAGCACGTCCGGGCAGATAGGAAGTAACCCCCGGAACCCTTGGAAAGGCGGTAACAGGAAAGAATGAGATTGAGGGTGGGGGTGATATTGGCGTAGTGGCATTCCCCCAGGAATTCCACTAGGTAACGCCAAGAGTTCGGCGCCACTTGAGATGGAGAAATCCACCAGAAAGACAGGCAGGACACAATGAGGGGATGAAGGGGAAAGTGAAGACCCGCCTCCAGGGCGTCCAAAGTCAGCGCAAAACCCTTTGGGACGGGGTCATACGCCCGCTGTCCCGGTTCTGGGGCACTAAGGATGTGGTCCTCCGGGATGCAATAGCGCTCCCGGAGCCCCCCCAGCAGAGACCCACTCACGGTGGAGTCAAATTCAtgcggccacatcaaggcctctAGGGCCCGCGCCGCTTCCCCATCAAAGGATTCTACGGGGGGCGTCGAAGGACGTCCCCCCTCAGCTACAcgggaaggggaagaaggggaaggaggaaagGACGACATCTCAATTATCCTTAACAAGGAGGTGCTATGGGGAAAGGGAGGACGACGCAGGAAGCAGAAGATTGGAAAGGGGACGGCAAGGCCAAAAGAGGGAGACTCAGCAGCAAAAGATAGAAGTAAAGCCGGGCGTCCGCTATTTAAAGGAGATATACCGCTAGAACCAGCGCCCCTTCACCTCCCGAGAGTGGGGCGGCAGCCCACCTGCGCACGTGCGTAACCGTCACGTCGCATCGAAAATGCCAAAAGGCGCCCCGCCTTAATAAAAGCCTGACGTGGCAACCCCGCTGAAGCGGCAACGGGCTGACGCCTCGATCCCAATGCCCGAAAGCGTGCGGCGAAAGCAACCGGCTCCCCCTCAGAAAGAAAATCAAATACGGAAGTTTTTTTGCCCCCCGCTATGGCTAAGCAGGCAAAAAGGGAAAATAGCACAAGCAGCTCCTCgggcttgcgcggccagcccgcctacgtcatgctcctcggcttgaTGCtctccgagaccacacctgcgcggccagcccgcctgcgtcgtgctcctcggcttgatgctccccgagaccacacctgcgcggccagtccgcctgcattgtgctcctcggcttgaTGCTCCCCGAGGCCACACCtacgcagccagcccgcctgcgtcctgCTCCTCGACttgatgctccccgagaccacacctgcgcggccagccctcctacgtcgtgctcctcggcttgatgctccccgagaccacacctgcgcggccagcccgcctgcgtcgtgttcctcggcttgATGCTCCCCggggccacacctgcgcggccagcccgcctgcgtcgtgctcctcggcttgatgctccccgagaccacacctgcgtggccagcccgcctgcgtcgtgctccttggcttgaTGCTCCCtgaggccacacctgcgcggccagcccgcctgcgtcgtgctcctcggcttgatgctccccaaggccacacctgcgtggccagcccgcctatgtcgtgctcctcgacttgaTGCTCCCTGAGGccacaccagcgcggccagcccgcctgcgttgtgctcctcggcttgacgctccccgagaccacacctgcgcggacagcccacctgcgtcgtgctcctcggcttgatagtccccgaggccacacctgcgcggccagcccgcctgcatcatgctcctcggcttgatgctccccgagaccacacctgcgcggccagcccaccttcgtcgtgctcctcggcttgatgctccccgaggccacacctgcgtggccagcccgcttgcatcgtgctcctcggcttgatgctccccgaggccacacctgcacggccagcccacctgcgtcgtgctcatcGGCTTGATGCtccctgagaccacacctgcgcggccagcccgcctgcgtcgtgctcctcggctacacgctgcccgagaccacgcctgcgcggcttgcccgcctgcacCGTGCTCCACGGCCGCACACTTCCCGGGATCACCGCTACGCGTCCAACCCTTCTTAGCTGCTAAGCTCCGTAattcccacacccctggcaaCAGACCGGCAACCGCCCGGCAGGTATAGTTTCTTAAagccgaagccatgcctcggacctcCCCTCACATCAATCGAGGCATAGCTTCCttagggggggaatatgataaggacAAAAATGACGACATGGTGCGCCATGACGTCAGCCACACCTGGACGACACACTGCCCAAGGAAGTGAGCATTAACGCTGACTTAATGCGCACCCACATCAACCATTCCCAAACGACCTCATCGTCTGACCTCGCACGACCGACCGAGGCAAGGGAAAGCGTCGACCGAAGCtcacccataccctgcggcagctcggtccTCCACGCAACACCAACGGCGATGTTAGACACCATCAGAGGTATGGTCCTGCTCCGACAGgctggcacatcaggtaacaccaaacttacctataaatacccccgggcTCCAAACAAAATGGGGGGGAACACAAAAAAAGCACTTCCTCATCCAAAACCCCACTCcacatcactgacttgatcgtcagaggggtcgggcTGAACTTCCGActcgacctatgtgcaggtgctAGACCGGAGTCGTCCCTACCCGGCACCGCGGCGAAGCTTTTCTTCCAACCAGACCATCGCGATCGGCCACCGGGAGACCCCAAGAAACGCCGTGCTAGATCCCCGTCTTTCGGACCCCTgaacaagccgcgtcggccccgaggccacgactaaaaaagttgtttacaccaacagatACCAAGGAGGTGGTGAGCATCTCCGAACAGGGGCGGGGCATCCCCATCCCCAAGTCGGCCGGCACCAACTACTGGTACGAGGCGGTGGCGGGATTTAACGATGACTCGCCGTGGCTGGGGCTAAAGCCGATATCGATCGAGCAGCCGGCGGGGCCAAGCTTCGAGGTGGAGGAGCGGGGGCACATGGTGCGGTGGGCCGGGTGGGAGTTCCACCTTAAGGCGGACGCGCGGGCCGGGGTGGTGGTGTCGCGAGTTCGGGCGAGGGACCCGGACACCGGAGAGTGGTGGGGCATCATGCACAAGGGCTTCGTGTTGGAGCTCTTCGTGCCGTACATGGACCCGACTGACGCTTGGTACTTCAAGACCTACATGGACGCCGGCGAGTACGGGTTCGGCCTGCAGGCGATGCCGCtcgtgatggggatataaagaggaataacctttgtatatgaacaaatactagaagaccataatacgcagcggaataaaatggaaacacaatcaaacagaacaccaagatatacgtggaaaaccccttcaatgttaagggtaaaaaccacggggcaaactagagataatccactatgagaataatgaatatacaaatctcaatctcttgcccaaaaccctagaaacaaccacaagagaataactgggatacaaggatcacgtcactacccacaatatctaaaacctccccaagtaatcacagcaagagtctactgtagatttgatttaacctgagatgagaacactgctagatgattgagaacagtctctctgcgttgtccttgtcttcttccctttctttctcttccttttctgccttgttctccttcttctctttggaatcccgtggctctcaagatctgcctcgttgctacctttttatagcctttttctgcttctaaaccgcagccaccacacccccctaatcttaattagggttaggttaagagggggtgtgggctgtgggctgccctagcccacatgggctgaatatgggctatcagcccaacaacctcccccttcagcccataagggaggctgtcccatgactcctcaatgtgaagccatgccgaccaaatgtcggcatatctcctgtctttcttttggtaaggtcttcgtcaacatgtctgctccgttgtcatctgtatgaattttctgaagctgcaactgcttctcttcaaatacatttcgaatccagtggtatttgacatctatatatgcttcgacttggaatgaaacattgggttcttacacaaatggatggcactttggctgtcacaatgcaccacataattttcctgtttcagccccaattcttgtaagaattctttcatccataacatttctttgcatacctctgtagcagcaatatattctgcttctgtggtggagagagcaatacacctttgtaacctggattgccatgacacagctccccctgcaaaagtaagtacataacctgaagtagactttctcgtatctatatctcttgccatatctacatctgtgtaacctgtcaacacatgtggtccacctccaaagcttaaacaaaccttagagctccctctgagatatctaaaaatccacttcactgctgcccagtgctctttgcctggatttgcaagaaatctgctagtaacacccactgcatatgcgatgtctggcctcgtacataccattgcatacattaaacttccaactgctgaagcataaggaacctttttcattttctccttctcctcatcacttgacggactctgttctgagcacaacttgaagtgatctgcaagaggagaaccaactggttttgcattgctcatactgaatctttccaataccttctcgatgtatttcttctgtgacaaccaaatcttcttgtttttcctgtcacgagaaatctgcatgcctagtatttgctttgctggccccatgtccttcattgcaaaagactcactcagttccttcttcaacctgtcaattttaaacatatctatcccaagaataagcatgtcatcaacataaagtaagagaataataaaatcctcaccaaaccatttgatgtacacacaatgatatgaagtcgttcttttgtatccattttctgtcataaatgaatcaaactttctgtaccactgtcttggagcttgatttagcccatacaagctcttcttcaacttgcagacaaaattatctttacctttgactttgaagccttctggttgctccatataaatttcctcctccaaatcaccatgaaggaaagctgtcttcacatctaactgctcaacctccaagtcctggctagcagcaataccaagagcaacacgaatagaaaacattttaacaacaggagaaaatatctcttcaaagttaatacctttttttttaccaaagcctttcacaaccaatctagttttgtactttggttgagaacaatattcttgagtcttcaacctaaaaacccacttgttcttcaaggccttcattccatttggtagcagcaccaaatcataagtgtggttcttctgaagagcatccatctcttcctgcatagcaactaaccacttctctttctgctcactctcaactgcttcctggtaactctctggttcacctgcatcagtaagcatcacatactcatctgtagagtatcttctggaaggttgacgttgtctagaagatcttctcaactgaggttctgcgggaacttgctctcctacttcttcttgctcaacatgtcctgtaggtaaatcaacatcaggctctacactattttcctgcacatctcccccatcaccctgatatactggaggaataactaggtcacaatatgctaatccttctgcagaagtcttggctggtgccttcttcttcaaatcctcaaaggtttgatcctcaaagaagaccacatctctgctcctgaacaccttctgcttttctggatcccaaagcctgtaaccaaactgatcatgtgagtaaccaagaaaaatacattctttagacttaccatccagcttggacctctcattgtctggaatatgtgcaaatgcgcgacaaccaaatactctcaaatgcctgtaggaaacatctttctctaaccatacatgctctacaacatcaccatctagggctgtacatggtgataagttgatcacatcaactgcagtcctcaaagcctcatcccaaaaccttttgggtagcttggcctgtgaaagcatacatctgatcttttccatgatggtgcggttcatcctctctgcaattgcattatgctgaggtgtaccaggaactatcatctcatgttggatcccatgtgacctgcaatagtcattaaacaatcccgtatactcaccaccattatctgatcttatgcattttaatttcctttctgtctccctttcaaccctagcatgaaactctttgaagacattaataacctgatctttggtcttcaaagcataagcccaaactttcctggaaaaatcatctataaaagtgacaaaataaagtgtaccacttataccaagaacatcaacagatccaccaggagtttttgtcctcaaaggaccacatacatctatataaacacggtctaaggcatgcatttttctagacaaagcaacactagcaaatgaaactctatgttgtttaccagccaaacaatcaatacaagggttcagatgtatacctctgagatatggtaatacctctctcttggaaagagcttgcagccccttctcgctcatgtgtcctaatcgcctatgccacaactccatactgaagtctttctctgtagcatttaactgctcaccataagatttagcctgcaacctgtacaaagtatgacatttcttttcactagctataacaagagaacccttactaagtttccattgccctttgcgaaatctgctttcatactcttcatcatctagtcttccaactgaaattaaattcagcctcaagtcaaccacatgtctcacatccttaagtaccaacttgcagccaaggttggtctttaaatggatatcacccatgccaatgatgtctgctgtgtcatagttgcccatcttgacaacaccaaagtttccagacctgtatgtagcaaaaaactccctccgtggtgtagcatgataagaagcacctgtgtcaatcacccactcaagatcctgacacacacaagaaaaaatatcatcagaaggagacaaaatcaaataatcaccaccctgcactgtagctgtagtattatcctttgactctgtagactccacttcttttccctttttcttgttcttcttaggttgcttacattggttcttgtaatgtcctttctcaccacaattatagcaaacaatatcttttcttgatcttgacttgctcctacccatacgtgaactgcttctagactttgaccttcctctgttctctgagataagtgcctgtgaatcattctgagatgttgccgaactctttcttctcaactcctcattcaacaaactgcttgttacttgactcatagtgacaataccatctggcgcagaattactaagggaaaccaccagtgtctcccaactttctggtaatgaactgagaagtaacaatgcctgcaactcatcatcaagagatattttcatagaggataactggttagtaatactctgatctgcatttcattcaaatgctcagcaatagaagcaccctctctatattttaggttcacaagttttctgatcaaaaaagctttgttgtcagctgtttttcttttatagagactttccaattttttcgaaagagaatatgcagaaatttcagtagaaacatggtgaaagacactatcatcaagccattgtttaataaacccaattgtttttcgatctaacctcttccactcatcatctgtcatagttgtaggttttgcaataTCCCCttgtaaaggtccatacaaatctttgtaatacaagagattttccattcttggttttcatatcatccaattatttccattcaaactaatcatgcgagaaatattactggcctccatgttcaaatacaaaaattaaatcaccaaaaccccgctctgataccagttgatggggatataaagaggaataacctttgtatatgaacaaatactagaagaccataacacgcagcggaataaaatggaaacacaatcaaacagaacactaagatatacgtggaaaaccccttcaatgttaagggtaaaaaccacggggcaaactagagataatccactatgagaataatgaatatgcaaatctcaatctcttgcccaaaaccctagcaacaaccacaagagaataactgggatacaaggatcacgtcactgcccacaatatctaaaacctccccaagtaatcacagcaagagtctactgtagatttgatctaacctgagatgagaacactgctagatgattgagaacagtctctctgcgttgtccttgtcttcttccctttctttctcttccttttctgccttgttctccttcttctctttggaatcccgtggctctcaagatctgcctcgttgctacctttttatagcctttttctgcttctaaaacgcagccaccacaccccctaatcttaattaggattaggttaagagggggtgtgagctgtgggctgccctagcccacatgggctgaatatgagcTATCAGCCCAACAGCTCGTGCCGCTCAACGACTGCCCCCGGAACGCGCACTACATGGATGGCGTGTTCGCCGCCGCCGACGGCCGGCCCTACGTCAGGGAGAACATGGTATGCATCTTCGAGCGGTATGCGGGCGACATCGCGTGGCGCCACTCCGAGAGTCCGATCACTGGCATGGATGTAAGCTCACAGAACACACAATCCAAAGGCGGTCACGCCAATCTGATCGAATGAAATGCATCATTAGTGTGACTTGTGAGCAGATACGGGAGGCGAGGCCGAAGGTGACGCTCATGGCGAGGATGGCAGCGTCAGTGGCGAACTACGACTACATCATCGACTGGGAGTTCCAAACAGATGGGCTGATCCGTGTCAAGGTTTGCGTTCATGCACTCGGATCTTTTTGCTCATTTGTTCCTTTCTTCCCTCTGTTCTTCCTCTTTACGTTAGCAAGTGGCAACGTAATTCGTCTGACATAGGACATAGGACATGTTGATGGCAGGAGCCAACGACATAAGTTGACTGCATCCAACGCTTCTAGCCCGCAATTGTTGGATTTCACTAATGCAAAAAATCTTAGGCTTCCTGTCCTCGTCAGCTCCTCATCTAGGAAGTCTTGATCGCAAGGCTTCAACCGATGCCTGCATCGGAAGACAACATACAAAGATCATAGCTGTAGATTCTTCTTGTACAAATAGATGCAGAGATGTGCTCTGTTTGGTGATGCTATTTACGAGCGTATGCTTCGGCGGCGGCACTGCTTGCTCTGTTTCTTAGACGTATTGCTCTACGGCATATTGACACCATGAGAGTCTTAGTTTCGCGATGCAATGTGTTCTGTGCTTGAAATGAAACAAGCAGGTTGGGCTCAGCGGCATTCTCATGGTGAAAGGAACCCCGTTCTCGCACCTGAACCAATTCCCGCAGAACGAGGACATGTACGGCACCATCCTGTCGGAGAACGTGATCGGCGTCATCCACGACCACTACATCACCTTCCACCTCGACCTGGACGTCGACGGCGCCAACAACTCCTTCGTCAAGGTCAGGATGGCGAGAGAGGACGCCAACCCCGGGGAGTCGCCGAGGACGAGCTACATCAAGGCCACTAGGCAGGTCGCCAAGACCGAAAAGGACGCGCAGATCAAGATGAAGCTGTACGAGCCATCGGAGTTCCATGTGATCAATCCGTCCAAGACCACGAGGGTCGGCAACCCGGTCGGCTATAAGGTGGTGCCCGCTGCCACGGCGGCCAGCCTGCTCGACCACGACGATCCTCCGCAGCGAAGAGGCGCATTCACCAACAACCAGGTGATGAGGACCGTGTTTACCATGAGAACTCACAGCTTCACTTCCACGCTCGCACTGACGCCTCCTTTGGATGCTAGATATGGGTGACACCGTACAACGAGAGCGAGGAATGGGCGGGTGGGCTGTTCGTGTACCAGAGCAAAGGGGAGGACACACTGGCTGTTTGGTCTGAGAGGTAAGGAACGATGCTGCAGTACTGATGTAACGGTGAGTTGTGGGTGCTCTTCGTCTCCGAGTGAAGTGACCATGAGAGGTTGTGATGTGCAGGGACAGGGCCATCGAGAACAGGGACATCGTGCTGTGGTACACGTTGGGATTCCACCACATCCCTTGCCAGGAAGATTACCCGATCATGCCGACCGTGTCCGCCAGCTTCGACCTCAAGCCGGTGAACTTCTTCGAGAGCAATCCGATCCTGAGCGCGCCGCCAAACTTCGAGAAGGACCTCCCCGTGTGCGTGACCGCAGCAGCATCCGCCTGAGGGCGCTCGTGCTTCCGGGGTGGGCGGTGGAGCGTTACGTGTATAGGGTGCTCTGTATTGTGTGCTTGATGGAATGGAACAGCGGGTGTTGGGATTTCCATGTCCACAAAACCTTCTCATGGCCTGTACTATTAAGCTGCTCTTCTGTCGCATGCCATGTTCCTCCTTCGCAGACTCTTGATTTCTTCCGCTGACAAGGATCTAACGAGAGTTGGATCTAAGGTGTTGCATTGCATGATGTAAAGAGGCACTACGAGCAGCAATAAATAATAGTTTGGTGGTGTGGAAGCACTTCGGTGTCCGACGTCATCGCCTGTGCTCCTTTCCACTCGCACAGAATTCAGTGATGGCATGCGCTGATGATTGAGACCAGCAACATCCTACATCTTTAGATGCATATTGCCATTTCATTTCACTGTAAGATAGCGAATCCACTGGGCATTCCACTAAAATAGTGACAAGATAAGATGTCATAGGAGTTTCATTCATGAGGTACACGGCAGTATTCAGAACTGTTCCAATCCCACGCATGGTATCTTCtttattaatcaaaataaaatgttCCACGTAGTGTGGTCTTTGTTGGGCAAAAAACATGATTGTGGAAATGAAAAATGAGGATCATGATTCATGTCCTGTGTCATCACCATTCAGAATAGCAAGAAAGAAAGTTTGAATCAAGGTGATGGGTGATCATGAtcattatttctcatttcagatctaGATTATACTGGAACATTGGAATATATAATAGCGCCATTATTTTTATAATCACTGAATAGTTTGTGATACGATACAATCATTTTGGTAAATATTTTAGTTAACTATCGGAAGGAatcttaattaaatttaaattcttttAATCAGGGATTTAGGTATGAAGAATCGTAAGATGATTTAgttttaaataaagatttaagtaaaaaaaattaaataattaagatttattcttataaatatacatTGAGTATCAAAATTTTGAAGAAATAAATCAATAGGACGTGACGAACAAAAGGGAGGACAAGGCTTTAATTGGACGAAAGCCGAGTAGCCATTTAGATCCATTATTACTAAAGAAACTACACTTGCCAAAAGAAATTGATTATACCAAACAAACTGCAATTGcccaaaaacaaaacaaattcTGATGCAACAATACTAACACATCAAGTCATGAACTgacaacaaaagaaaataaagagataaacacTAATAGAAGTCCCTAATCGTAGCGAGATCGAACAATATCAAGGGAAATGTCTTTAATGAggggataaaaaaattatatagtaaaattaaataaaaattataatcaaataggaTATCAAGATTTACATGAAAAACCTCTTTAACACGAAAGGTAAAAATCACGAGATAAATTAGagaaaatttaatataaaattaataaatgtaCAAATCTCAGAATCTTTTGTCCAAAACTCAAAtaacaatcacaaaagaataactaggatacaaggattatgttaGTATGTACAATATCCAAAATCTCTCCAAGTGATTACAACAAGAATAGACTATAAATATGATCTAACATGAGGTAATAATACTatctggatgattgagaacaacatCTTCGTTATCCTCatattctttccttttctttttctcttattcTTCTATCCTCAATTGCTATTGctgcttcttcctttttcataATCACCACTACCCTCTTTTTCTACCCTTATTCGTCAcactaaaagaaaaaagagtttaAGTTAAAATGGGCTATGAATTATTAAAACCTACTATGGGTTGAATAATAAATTATCTGCCGAATATTTAGCACTCTTATTAAGTAAGAGAACAAATATCCTATTAAACAAGACAAACAAGCATAGGCGTAATGCTCGAGAAATTTGAGATATTTTTTAGATTCCTTACTTAATTTTAGTTAAGTAAATTAACTAAAATTTACTTAATTttagttaaaattaaaatttttagttactcttgagaaatttgagatattttagttaatttgagaaattaaaatttacttaattttagaaattaaaaattgagaaattaatttgagaaattaaaatttgagaaattaatttgagaaattaaaatttgagaaatttgagatattttagttaatttgagaaattaaaatttactta is from Musa acuminata AAA Group cultivar baxijiao chromosome BXJ3-8, Cavendish_Baxijiao_AAA, whole genome shotgun sequence and encodes:
- the LOC135644830 gene encoding amine oxidase [copper-containing] gamma 1-like, with protein sequence MDGVFAAADGRPYVRENMVCIFERYAGDIAWRHSESPITGMDIREARPKVTLMARMAASVANYDYIIDWEFQTDGLIRVKVGLSGILMVKGTPFSHLNQFPQNEDMYGTILSENVIGVIHDHYITFHLDLDVDGANNSFVKVRMAREDANPGESPRTSYIKATRQVAKTEKDAQIKMKLYEPSEFHVINPSKTTRVGNPVGYKVVPAATAASLLDHDDPPQRRGAFTNNQIWVTPYNESEEWAGGLFVYQSKGEDTLAVWSERDRAIENRDIVLWYTLGFHHIPCQEDYPIMPTVSASFDLKPVNFFESNPILSAPPNFEKDLPVCVTAAASA